The genome window CATACCCAGCTAACCATCGGTGTTACCAAAGGCCGCGGCTCCAGCTTTTCAATAGAGATTCCCACCGGCTTCCGTTTCATGATCCATTCAAGATTGTTTACTGATAATGAAATAAAAGATCTAGAACCAGTAAGCTTTTTTGAAGATTAGCAGTTGCCAACATTACTTTTGCATCTGTTTACAACAAAAGTTACTCCCCTGTGTTGTAAGGCAAAAGTGTATTTTGCGCTATGAAAGATATAATTGAAGGGTGGTCTGGCCGGATCCAGCCGCTGGTATGGAACCTGATTATTGTGGCAGCTGCTGTAATAATTGGCCTGGCAGTTAAATTTACCATAAAAGCTATACTTAACTACAATAAAAAATATACCGACTACTCGCTTTTTCGCAGCATTATAATGTATTTCAGCCGGCCCATGAACCATTTTGTGCCGCTGTTTATGCTGAACCTGATGGAGCCGCTGATGGTGCTTGACAAAAGGTCTGATCTCTTATTTTCACGTACTGCAGAAATCGCACTGATTATATCCTTTTCAATCGTTTTAATAAGCGCCATCAATATTTTTGAGGACTATATTTATCACACCTACGATCTTAATAAAGAGGACAACCTGAAGGAACGCAAGATCCGCACACAAATGCAGTTTGTAAGGCGGTTGCTGGCCTCCATCATCATATTTATAACCATAGCTGTTATATTGCTAAGTTTTGACAGCGTACGCAAAATTGGTGCAGGGCTACTTACAGGTGTTGGCGTTGGCGGGATAATTATCGGTTTTGCTGCACAAAAATCGCTGGGGAATTTGCTTGCCGGTTTCCAGATCGCATTTACTCAACCTATCCGCATTGATGATGTGCTGGTGGTGGAAGGTGAATGGGGCAGAGTAGAAGATATAACCCTTACCTATGTAGTGCTTAACATCTGGGATCAGCGCAGGCTTATACTGCCCATCAACTATTTCATTGAAAAGCCCTTTCAAAACTGGACCCGTTCAACTTCGGAGATCCTTGGAACGGTTTTTTTATACCTTGATTATAATACGCCTATTGACGCTTTACGCACTGAGTTTGAGCGGCTGCTTACCACCACGCCTTTATGGGATAAGCGTGTAAAGGTGATCCAGGTTACCGACACAAAAACTACTTGTATTGAAGTAAGGGTACTGGTGAGTGCCCGCAACTCATCACAGGCGTTTGATCTTCGCTGTTATGTACGGGAAAATTTGGTGAAGTTTATAAAAGACAATCACCCCGAAAGCCTGCCATTGAACCGGCTAAAATTAAATAATCCGGATACTGAGCAACCCGCCGGCACAGGCATTTAATGTATTTACTTTAACGCTATCCCTGTGTTTAAATCAATCTGCTCAGTTTTTGCAGAAATGTTTCTGATAATGTCATCCAACTCGTATGCACAGGTTAACAGGTGTTCTATCAGCTGGTTTTCTTCATCGTCATTATTAGGAAAATCCCTGATGAGGTCCGCAAGCCCTATAATTTTGGTGAGGGGAGCCCGCACTACGTGCGATTGCATCCAGGCTATCTCGAGTAATTTTTCATTTTGTTTTTCAATGGCCTTAATATAGTTCAACCGCTCAGTTATATCCCTTATCACGCCAATCATCCTGATAGGCTTCCCCGTTTCATTCCTTACAATGTAGCCTGTGCCTTCAACATCCGCATAGCTGCCATCGGCCTTTTTAAAACGGTATTCCACACTCCAATTGTCCTTCATTTCGTCTTTTAACGTCTCCAGTAAACTATCCAGTATCCTCTCTTTATCTTCCGGATGTACTTGTGAAGCCCAGCTATAAGATGTATATTCAGCCTTGCTGTCAAATCCAAACATCCTGAAAAAGCCATTACCCCATTTTATGGCATCTTCAATTATGTTCCAGTCAAAAATAGCATCATTGGTTGCTTTGTTCACGTATTCGTAACGCTCATTACTTATTTTTAACGCGGTTTCTGCATTCTTCAGGTCGGTAATATCCAGGCCAATGCATTGAACTTCGGTAGTTTGGTTGTTTGAATTGGCAAGGCCTATAAAATGCCATAAAGTTGGTTTAGGGCTGCCGTTTGGCTGTATTTTATCAAACTCTACCTGGTAAACCTTATTGGGATTTTCAATGCACTTTTTCAATATATCCCGTACCAGTTGATGGTGATATGGCTGGACCGTTACTGTGGCAAGTGTATTGGGAATATCCTTATCTTTTAATATCCAGCCAAAGTCCTCCAGGTATTTCTTGTTGTAGTATGTATATCTTCCCTCCAAATCAATCCGGATCACATAGCTGGTTTGCGAATCAGCAAGTGCTCTGAGGCGCGATTCGCCTGACTGCAGTTCTTGCTGTGTTTTTTTGCTTTCCGTAATATCCAAACAGGCCCCTATCATTTCTACCGGCACACCGCTCGCGTCAGATTTTAGCTTGCCCCAGGATTTTAGATACCGCATTTCGCCGTTAGGTCTTATTATTCTCTCCTCAAATTCAACATCTTGTTTGGAATTTAACACATTGGAAATGATGTTATAAACTCTTTCCCGGTCATCGGGGTGCAGTAATTCCTGATACCCTTCAAACGTTGCTTTAAAGTCTTTTTTGTTTAAGCCATATATTAGATAAAGGCTGTCAGACCAGCTCACGATGTTGTTTTGCACATCCCAGCGCCAGTTGCCAAAATGGGCCAGTTCCTGGCTTTGCGTCATTAAAACACTCGCGTCTGCTATTATTTCAGCCCGCTGCCTGTTCTCTAAAATAACCTTTAATATAGCGGTTACCCGTTCAATAACCTTAAGCTCTTCTTCATCGGGCTTTTTGGGCTTGTTGTAATACAGGCCTAATGTAGCCAATACTTCTCCTTCCGAATTAATGATAGGGTGCGACCAGCAGGCCTGCAAGTCGTATTTTGATGCGATCTGTTTATAATCGGCCCACCGCGCATCGTTTGCAATGTCACTTACAATTACTTTCTTTTTTAAAAACGCGGCTGTACCGCATGATCCTGTATTGTCATTAACCGGAAGGTTTTCAATTGTGGCAAGATAATGCGGCGATAACGACGGCGCTGCCCAGTTATGCAGCCTGTTACCCTTAACCTGCATAATAGAACATTTCATCTGTGGAAAAAGCGCTTCGATCCCCTCCAGGTAATAAGATAAAATTTCCTGTATGGTTACATTACTTTTGGAGTTTAGCTCCAATACATTTTTTTCCAAGTATTCAAGATTGCTAAGCCTTTTGGGTACGGTAATATCCAGCATAAGGCCTCTTAACCATTTCCTTTTATTATTGTCAGTAGTTATAGCAACAATGTCTTTTATCCATATGGTACTGCCATCAGCTTTAATCATTCTGTATTCTGACGAATAACTTTTTTCTTTGCCCGATTTTAAGTTTACATAGTTTAAAACTTCATCCCTGTCGCCCGGATGAATATGGTTTTCCCAAAAGTGAGGTTCGGTTAGCCATTCATTTGTAGAGAACCCCAGGATTTGTTTTGCGTGATCGCTCACAAAAGTAAACCTTAGCGTATCTGCGTCTGCTTCCCAAACTATCCCTTCAATGGTTTGCAACAATGAATAAAACTGGTTTAACGATTCTGTTAGTGCCTGTTCGGAATTTTTCCTGGTAATAATATCGCTGGTATGATCCAATATCGAACAAAGGATGAAAGCTACTTCATTATCATCATCAAGAATGGGCGCGTGATCTATCTCCCAGTACCTGGTTTCTTTATCCCCTGCGCTGTTTACAGAAACTGTATAAGCGCTAACCGGAATCTTGTCAGCTTTTTTATGGACAACAACCTTTTCCAGTGATGTTGCCCAGTCGGAGATGTCGTGAAAACCAGCAAGACCCAGGAAACTTTTGCCCACTAATTGTTCCCGTTTATAACCATTTAACGCAAGATAAGCTTCATTTACATCAACTATTGAAAAGTCCGGAACTTCCGGCAGCAATACCATCATCGGAACCGATGATGATTTAAATATTTGGTTGAGTTGTTTTTCGCTTATCATACACGCTATCTGATCGGCATATTGTTTAATGTTAATTGGTTAAGCGCCCCGATATAATCTATATACGAAGCTTTTAAAATAAGGTTTAAATAAGGGTTAATAAATATACAGAACTTTTGCCTAAAAGTTTTAAAGTTAAAAAGATGACCTCCAAAATGTTACCATAAATAGTTAAAACAATTTTTCTGCTACCTGATTTATTCGCATTTTTACGGCTCATTTTAATTATAAATCAACACATTAAGCAATTATAAAACAATGGGCAAAGTAATTCTTGTAACGGGCGCATCATCAGGCATAGGATTGGCCTGTGCTACAGCGCTCCAGGCAAAGGGGCATACGGTTTATGGTTCGTCGCGCGATTTAAAACGCATGAAATCAGTACCATTTAAACCCATTGAATTGGATGTTACTGATGATGCTTCGGTAAACGCAGCCATTGATAAGATCATTAAAGCCGAGGGCAGGATTGACGTGCTGGTTAATAATGCAGGCAATGGTGTTACCGGCCCTGCCTACGCCATGCCTGTTGAAAGTGCCAAACAACAGTTTGAAGTTAACTTTTTCGGCGTGGTACGGGTAAGCAGCGCTGTGCTGCCGCACATGATTGCGGTAAAAAACGGGTTGGTGGTAAACATCAGTTCACTGGCCGGGTTGTTTGGCTTGCCTTATCAAAGCATGTATAGCGCATCAAAATACGCTATTGAAGGTTACTCGCAAAGCTTGCGGATGGAGCTTCGCAACACGGGCATAAAAGTTACCCTTATTAACCCCGGCGACTTTAAATCGGATTTTACGCAAAACCGCGCTAAAGTCCCTTTCCCAATAAAAAACGAAATGCTGGAGAAGGAGTATAATACCGCTGTTGCCGCCATGGAAAAAGATGAAAGCATAGGTGCTAATCCTGAAGTAATTGGTAAAAAACTTTGCCAGATAGTAGATTCGTCAAGCCCTGCGCATCGCTACCTGGTAGGTGCGTTTGCCCAAACCATTGCATCAACACTAAAAAGCATATTACCTGGCGGATTATTCGAAAAATTAATGAACGACCATTACGGCATAAAATAATTTATCGGTAAAGAATTAACAGCCTTAAAAAGCTATTAATTCTTTTGCTGGTATTTATAATGTAACTGCTTTAATGTTTCTGTCGAATCATCATCGGTTGAAATACCATAGCCGGAAACTAAAATTCCTTTCACTCCGGATGCTGACGCCAGTGCATAAACGGTAGCCTCATCGGCCGGGTCAGACGGGCCTTCATAACGGTACAGATCTACTATTTCAAACTCATCTGCCGGGTATAGTTGTTCGCCAGCCACAAAATGATTTTCTTTTAAATTCAGGTCAAGGGTATAGCCTTGTTTTTTTAGCTGCTCAATGGCTTCACTTACCGTGGCGTAATGAAATTGCTGTTTCATGTAATAGAATTAATGTTGAGGTAAAGTTAACCAGAAAACCCGAGTTAGCTAAACAAGGTTTTAAATTCCGGCGGTTTGTATATTTGGGCAACAAAGGCAAATTAAAGTAATCCGGTAAAAACTTAACAATGATTACATCAATCAACAATGCGGAACACTATACCTGGGGCGATCAATGCGACGGCTGGCACTTGTTAAAGTCGCCCTCGCTGAGCGTGATACAGGAAAAGATGCCGCCCTTAACAGGAGAGCAATTGCATTACCATAGTAAGGCCCAACAGTTATTTTACATTCTGTCGGGTACGGCTACCTTTGAAGTGAAGGGCGAGGCAATTATTGCAGAGGCTAATCAATCAATTCATATAATGCCGGGCATTAAACACCGCATTTTAAATAATGGCGATACCGACCTGCACTTCCTGGTGATCTCGGAACCAAAGGCACATGGCGACAGGATAAATCTACAGTAACAGAGTTTGGCAGTTAGCGAAAATAAATGCCACCGGTTAAAACTTATTTGTCTTTTCGATATTATATCAGGAAAAAAAACCTGCCATGAGAAGATTATATTTCCCTTCGCTTATTTTAGTATTGCTTTGCTTAAGCAGCTGTTCAGTAATTGGCGGCATTTTTAAAGCCGGTGCCGCCGTAGGCATTATATCGGTTATTGTAGTAATAGCCATTATCATCTGGATCGCATCTATGTTCAGAGGCAAATAGCAAAAGGTCGTCCTGGTTATACCATGCGGTATGACCAGGACGCACAAACGCTACCCTTTACGCCGCTTTTGGCAACTTGTGGTAAGTGTAATACGATGCCGCTAAAAACGCTAAAAATATAACCGGCATTATCCTGATAGAAAATGGATCACCGGATGCTGAATGCGCAATAAATGCAGATACAAATACGATGAAGAACCCGGCATAAGCCCATTCTTTTACCTTTACACCAAGCGGTGCCAGCAACGCTATAGCGCCAATCACCTTGGCTATGGCCAGTTCAATCCTAAAATAAGACGGAAACCCTAAGTGCGCGAATCCCTGTGCCATTGCAGGTTGCGTTAAATAAGCATAGGCGGAATAGGTCATCATTAAGGCAACTATTGATGTGGTAACCCAATAAGTAATTTTTAAAGCTTTCATTTTTGTTTATATTATTTTCGTCAAAAATACCTACCTTTAGTATCAAAAGTATAGTACTATCCCAAAGGATATTGCTATGCTTTGGGATAGTAAAACATTAGTATATGCCGACTGCTTTCGAAAATATGGACCATAGCTCCGAGGCCTGCAATGCCAGCGCCCTTGCTATAAAAGATGCACTATACGTTTTAAGCGGCAAATGGAAACTACCGCTGATAATGACATTAACAGGCGGCCCCAAACGGTTTAATGATATCCAGCGTTCGCTCGACGGCATAACACCAAAAATATTGTCGAAGGAATTGCGTGAACTGGAAATGAACGAATTTGTTATTCGTAAAGTGTCGCCTACTATTCCGGTTTCGGTATTGTACGAACTTACCCTATACAGCAAATCGTTAGAAAAGGTTTTGGAAGAATTGAGGAACTGGGGTATGCAACACCGCGAGCGGATTGTAAAAGGTATGCGAAAAGCGCCCGCATCTTAATTATAAATTAGCGGTCGGTGCTTTTAAAAACTCTTCGGGCACTTCAATGCCCGCAATTATCAAACGTTATTAATTTTTCTTTCTGGAAAGGATAAGCGGCATTTGCCAGAAGCTGAACGTCCGCAACAAAAATCCCACTTTTTTACGGCGGGATCTTTATTTTACAAGTAGCTGCTTATGATTTTGGGTGCGGTGATAAGTCAAAGGGGACAACAACCTTAAAACTTACGTTGCGGCCCATGTTGAATATACCAGGCTGAACGCCCGCAGGTACATTTGCGTTATCAAAATACTTAAGCCGGCTCATATTGCTTTGGTAGTTAACGTTGCCAAGGTTGGTGCCTTCAATAAATAATTTCATTACCGGTTTGCCGCTTGAATTCACAACCTCGGCGCCAATGCCTGCGCTTAACAGGTTATATCCGGCTGTGTAGGTTTCGGTACCATAAGCTGCAAAAAACCTGTCCTGTGCGCTGAAGTGGTCAAACCCGAAAAATGCATAGATATTTTTTAAATTGCTGAATCCTTTGCTAAAATTGGCCTTTAGTTCTGAATGGCTGTGCAGCGGCGGGATGAATGGCAAATATTTTAAACTATCGGCAACGCGGCCGCCGGTACCCAGGTTTTGCCCGTAAGTTAATGCCAGTGAGTTTTCAAAATGTAGCCAGCTAATGGGGTGAACATCCAGGCTGATTTCGCCGCCATTTATTCTTGCTTTACTTTGTACATAAGTAAAAGTATTGTAGCCCTGAGTAATAACCGGCGATCCGTCTGCATTTAACTCCTGCTGCTGAAAAATATAGTTTTGAATGTTGTTGTTGAACAATTCTACACTGAAGGATACATTCGGCAGGGTTAAGAACGCGCCGATATCTTCCTGGGTGCTAAATTCAGGTTTAAAGTTATTGTTGCCTACGTGGTAAATTTGCGAGCCCGGATCGGGGCCGTTTGCAGAAAGTTCCGCAATGCTTGGCGCCCTAAAGCCGCGGGCAATATTAGCTTTCAGCAAAAAATGATCTGAGAAATTGTAGGCACCGCCAAAGCTTCCGTTAAAACCGGTAAATGTTTTATTTAAAGCAGCAAACTGGGGCACTACGTTTGGAGCATTATTAGGATCGCTCCCGGTATACAACTGCGGAAATTTACCTGCCGCAGTATCAATGTAAGCTGCCTGCCCGTGGAATGAACGACTGTCAAACCTGCCGCCTGCTGAAAGGTCGAGTTTGCCGAAACTCTTCTTCATAATAAGAAAAGGGCCAATATCAAACTGGTGATAAGCCGGGATTGGAAAATCTGTAGCGTCGCCTATCGTGTTGTTTTGGTATTGGCCGTTTATGCCGGCGGTAGTTTCATAACCCTTACCCAAATTAAAGTTGTATTTAACATCATAGGTATAAGTGCTTAAATGCAGGTTAAGCCCTGCTACGCCGGCATCTTCCGGGTGGGTGTATTCTCTGCGGTGGCTATACTGGTAACCCAGGTTTACAATCAGGTTGCCGCTGCCCAGGTTAAAATTACTATTGTTGTAGATACGATAAAGCTGCACATGCTGATGTAAAACAGGGATGTTATATGAATTTAACTCCGATGGAGAAACTACCTGGCGCGAAAGATCGTCTTCGGTAACCTGTTTGGTGAATTTACGGGTAAGTGAATCGCGACTGCCATCAGGAATGGCCTGCTGATCATCAAACACCGAGGCATTTAAATAAGATGTTCCCCATGATTTGTTTAAGCCGATCATAAAGCGGGCATCCTTTTCTTTAAAATTAGTAGCATATACCCGGCCATCGTGCTGATTCTGGTAATCTTTTGCTTCTTTTGCAGAAAGGATAGTACCCCAAACCAGGCCATTATTATTACCATACAGCCTGAAAGAACCATTAAGCAAGCCCTCATTGGTACCATAAGTTCCCTGTATCGAACCCAGTACCTTTCCATCAGGAACAGGCGAAGGCGTAATAAGGTTCACAACCCCGCCGATCGCGTCTGATCCGTAAGATAAGCTGGCCGGGCCTTTGATAACCTCCACCCTGTCAATCGAGTTCTGATCAATCTCCACACCGTGCTCGTCACCCCATTGCTGGCCTTCCTGGCGAATACCGTCCTGCAGGGTAACGACACGGTTATAGCCTAAACCGTGTATAAATGGTTTTGAAACGTTTGGGCCGGTAGTTACAGCACTTACGCCCGGCAGGTTTGCTATCATATCTATGGCATTTCCTGCACCGGCACGCTGATCAAGATACGTTTTACCGACCGCTACCATTGGTACGGGGTTCCGTTTTATCTCAGTTGCTTTGCTTACACCGGTTATAACTACCTCGCCGGCTTCCAGCGAAGAGGTCTGCAACTGAATATCAAGTGTGGTTGTTTTTCCAAAGTCAACCCGCTGGTTAAAAGTGGCATAACCAAGGTAAGTAACCTGCACCAGGTAAACGCCCTTTGGTAAATTATCCAGTTTATAATGGCCATTTACATCGGTAATTGTGCCGTGCCGTAAATCGGGCACGTTAACCGTAGCGCCTATAATTGGTTTTCCGTCGGCCTTGTCAGTTACGGTGCCCGTTATGGTAGTTCCGGCATCTTCTGTCTTTGTTAGTACTGCGGCATTTGCGGTCACAATGACCGATAAAAGTAACACCAGTAAGCTTAATATTCTTATCTTAAATTTCATTTTGTTAGCATAGAAATTGAACAATTGATCCTGATTTTGTTCCTGTGAGGGCTAATTCAGATTATGGGAACAGGCTCTTTTAAACAGGCAGATCATTATTTGGTATTTAAAAGCATTCCGCTTTTAACGTAAGCGAAGAAATTAACAACAAGGCGGTGCGCGGCCACCGGCAAGGATAAGCGATAAGCTTGTAAAGCTATACACCGGCGATTTATAAACGTAATCAGCTACAATAACAGGGGTAAAACTTACCTGCCCGTTTATGGCCATATTGTTATGATGCATAGCATCGCAAACGCGGCACTTCTCGGTAAGAGTTTGTTTGGACTGCTGGTGCGAATAAGTATGTTTTGATCCCTGTATCAGCTTGTGCTGGTGGGCATATACCATATACTGACCTGTGATAAAGCAGATCAGCAATACCCATGAGCGGATAATATGGTATTTATTTACTTTCAAATCAGTTACTTTTTTACAGTAAGCCGCAAAAGTAAGCATTTAAATGGTTAGAGAAGGTAACATTCTTGTTTAAATGCAACAAAATTGCTATTCCGGTTCAACGTTGATAGTTCATGGTTCTTTGCGGAATAAAAGAAGGCTGATTTACCGTTATCCATAAACCCAGACAATTGCTGCCTCCAAAAACCATCAACCACTAACCATGAACTATCGCCCTGAACTTTTTACCATGAACCATGAACGATGAACCATGAACTAAACTATATTTGCCACTGTGAAACCAGCTGAGATCAATTTAAAATGGAGCGCACTACAACAACGCATTGCAGACGAGTTTGATAACGAAAAACCCGACTTAAAGGTGATGTTGTTTCTTATCGGGGTGCAGGAACTGGGGCAGGGCCCCCGCAAGTTCAGTAAACGCCAAAAGGAAGAGCTGATGCACATAGCCAATTGTAAGCTTTTTAGCAAAATGGGGTTCTATGAGCTGGAAGGATTGGACCAGGATGGCTGGCCGCATTGGAAACGGGTGGGCGTTATCCCCAACTACACCTTGCTGGAGCAGGAAATGGTATTGAAATCATTGATGATTGATTATTTCCAGGAACTGGGCATGGTTGACGGTGAAGAGGCTGATAATCCACAACTATAAGATTTGTTAACTTAAATATGAAAAGACTTTTTACCACTGCTCTATTTTTGATGGCTGTTACTATCGCTTTTGCCAAAGGGCCGAAGAATCAGTATGTGCGCATCAAAACAAGTTATGGCGATTGTATCATCCGCTTGTATAACGAAACCCCAAAACACCGCGATAACTTTATAAAACTTGTAAAAAAAGGGTTTTATAATGGAACGCTGTTTCACAGGGTGATCCAGAATTTTATGATCCAGGGTGGCGACCCGGATTCAAGGGATACCAGTAAAGCAAAGCCCGGTGCAGAACTTGGCAATGGCGATGTTGGCTACACTGTTCCGGCTGAATTTAGGGATAGCCTTTTTCATAAACGCGGTGTATTGGCGGCGGCAAGGGATGATAACCCGGCAAAAGCATCAAGCGGTTGCCAGTTTTATATTGTGGAAGGCAAGCGCTTTACTGATGGCAAAATGGATACCCTTGAAAACACACGCTTAAAAGGGTTTAAAATACCTGCATGGCAAAGAGAATATTACAAATCAGTTGGTGGTGCGCCTCATCTTGATCATGGTTACACCGTTTATGGCGAAGTGGTATCCGGCATTGACATGGTAGACAGGATTGCTGCGGTTAAAAAAGATGAAAGGGATCGCCCGGTAGAAAACGTGGCTATGACGGTTGAACTGCTGAGCAGCAAGGAATGCAAGCAACTGGATGCAATGCTGTTTCCCGGGAACAAATAAAATCCGAATGAAAATCATCACCTATAATGTTAACGGTATCCGGTCGGCAATAAACAAAAACTGGCTGGCCTGGCTGCAGGCTACTGATGCAGATGTGGTTTGCCTGCAGGAAATTAAGGCGACACCTGATGTACTGACCGATTTAAAACTTGTTGAGGATTTAGGCTACCAACACTACTGGTATCCTGCCGAAAAGAAAGGATATAGCGGCACGGCTATTTTTACCAAACAAACCCCTAAGCATATTGAATACGGCTGCGGAATCAGCGATTTTGACCGCGAAGGCCGCAACATCAGGGTTGATTTTGATGAGGTGTCAGTGATGAGCGTTTATTTCCCGTCGGGTTCAAGCGGGGAGGAACGTCAGGCCTTTAAGTATCGTTTTTTAGATGAGTTTGGCCGCTACCTGGAGCTGCTGCAATCACAATGCCCTAAATTGGTAGTATCCGGCGATTATAACATTTGCCACAGGCCCATTGATATTCACAACCCCAAATCAAACGCAAATTCATCAGGCTTTTTACCCGAGGAACGCGAGTGGATGGAGAACTTTTTAGAGTCGGGTTATATTGATACCTTCAGGCACATGAACAAAGAGCCGCACAACTATACCTGGTGGAGCTTTCGCGCAAACGCCCGCGCTAAAAACCTGGGCTGGCGGATTGATTATAACATGGCTACCCGCGCACTTGAACAGCACATTAAAAGAGCCGCCATATTACCCGAGGCACGGCATTCAGACCATTGCCCGGTATTGCTTGAGCTGGAGTTTTAAAAAGGAGCAACACTTATATGATCGCGGTGGGTTCCCCCATTGGCAAAAGCCCTCCTAGCCCTAACCCATGTTCTGTTCCGCGGAACGCGTGTGAACAAGTGGAACAGACGGAACAAGTGGAACAGGCTTTTAAAGTAATTTCCCAGGTGAAATATTCCGGTCAGGAAACTAATCGAAGTAGCGCGTCACGTCGCCGGGAACTTGGGCAACGTTTTTACAGGAACTCAATAAAATGCTCGGTAAACTATCGAAGTTTACCCTCAGCGCTTTCAAAATCGCTAATTTTCATTACGGCAAATTTAATTTAAAAACCCCATCAAGCTAAGTCATCGTAGCCTAGCCTAAAAATACTTTGAGCGATTGCAACATTTC of Mucilaginibacter xinganensis contains these proteins:
- a CDS encoding peptidylprolyl isomerase, producing MKRLFTTALFLMAVTIAFAKGPKNQYVRIKTSYGDCIIRLYNETPKHRDNFIKLVKKGFYNGTLFHRVIQNFMIQGGDPDSRDTSKAKPGAELGNGDVGYTVPAEFRDSLFHKRGVLAAARDDNPAKASSGCQFYIVEGKRFTDGKMDTLENTRLKGFKIPAWQREYYKSVGGAPHLDHGYTVYGEVVSGIDMVDRIAAVKKDERDRPVENVAMTVELLSSKECKQLDAMLFPGNK
- a CDS encoding exodeoxyribonuclease III; its protein translation is MKIITYNVNGIRSAINKNWLAWLQATDADVVCLQEIKATPDVLTDLKLVEDLGYQHYWYPAEKKGYSGTAIFTKQTPKHIEYGCGISDFDREGRNIRVDFDEVSVMSVYFPSGSSGEERQAFKYRFLDEFGRYLELLQSQCPKLVVSGDYNICHRPIDIHNPKSNANSSGFLPEEREWMENFLESGYIDTFRHMNKEPHNYTWWSFRANARAKNLGWRIDYNMATRALEQHIKRAAILPEARHSDHCPVLLELEF